A section of the Helicobacter jaachi genome encodes:
- the tyrS gene encoding tyrosine--tRNA ligase has translation MIQEAMQELKRGCVEFIGEEYIQTLVQRFYESGERFCVKAGFDPTAPDLHLGHTVLLQKLATFQRYGGNVKFLIGDFTATIGDPSGKSETRKPLSKEQVEANALTYKEQVFKVLNPKHTQICFNSKWLSELGAGGIITLTSKFSVARMLERDDFTKRYSNNQPISMVEFMYPLLQGYDSVALNCDIELGGNDQKFNLLVGRSLQRSYGLKKEQSVMTMPLLEGLDGVNKMSKSLNNYIGVTESANTMYAKILSLSDEMMWRYYELLSALSLQEIAALKEQVNNAQAHPKAIKEQLALEITTRYHSIDLAKQAKIAFDNVFSKDEIPADIPTFKDNNGEWIAKVLVNARLCESTSQARRDIRAGALKINKEKITDENLKLSVGEYIVQIGKRRFAKVIIS, from the coding sequence ATGATACAAGAAGCAATGCAGGAGTTAAAACGCGGTTGCGTGGAGTTTATCGGTGAGGAGTATATCCAAACATTAGTGCAAAGATTCTATGAGAGTGGCGAGCGTTTTTGCGTAAAGGCTGGCTTTGACCCCACAGCGCCTGATTTGCATTTAGGACATACGGTGCTTTTGCAAAAATTAGCCACATTCCAACGCTATGGCGGAAATGTGAAATTTCTTATCGGTGATTTTACAGCCACCATTGGCGACCCAAGCGGGAAAAGCGAGACAAGAAAGCCCCTGAGCAAGGAGCAAGTAGAAGCAAATGCCCTCACTTACAAAGAGCAAGTTTTTAAGGTGCTAAATCCTAAGCACACACAAATTTGCTTTAATTCAAAATGGCTTAGCGAGCTAGGCGCTGGAGGCATAATTACACTCACTTCAAAATTTTCTGTAGCACGTATGCTTGAGCGCGATGATTTTACAAAACGCTATAGCAATAATCAGCCTATTTCTATGGTGGAATTTATGTATCCGCTTTTGCAGGGCTATGATTCTGTAGCGCTTAATTGTGATATTGAACTAGGCGGGAATGACCAAAAATTTAATCTCCTTGTAGGGCGCAGTTTGCAGCGCTCATATGGGCTAAAAAAGGAGCAATCTGTAATGACTATGCCGCTGCTTGAGGGGCTTGATGGTGTAAATAAAATGAGCAAATCGCTCAATAATTACATTGGCGTTACAGAATCTGCTAATACCATGTATGCTAAGATTCTAAGCCTTAGTGATGAAATGATGTGGCGATATTATGAATTACTCTCCGCCTTATCCTTGCAAGAAATTGCTGCCTTAAAAGAGCAAGTAAATAACGCCCAAGCACACCCCAAAGCCATTAAAGAGCAGCTCGCTTTAGAAATAACAACACGCTATCATAGCATTGATTTAGCAAAACAAGCTAAAATAGCATTTGACAATGTATTTAGCAAAGATGAGATACCAGCAGACATACCGACATTTAAAGATAATAATGGCGAATGGATAGCTAAAGTGCTTGTGAATGCTAGACTTTGTGAATCTACTTCTCAAGCGCGCAGAGATATTCGCGCCGGAGCATTAAAAATTAATAAAGAAAAAATAACTGATGAGAATCTTAAGCTGTCTGTGGGTGAATATATTGTCCAAATTGGCAAAAGACGTTTCGCAAAAGTGATTATTTCATAA
- a CDS encoding nitronate monooxygenase: MGLKPLKIGKHTIKYPIFQGGMGVGISWDRLAGSVSKEGALGIISAVGTGYYQKMQFVEKITNSKPFEAINFYSKQALNEIFKNARKICGNNPLGANILYAINEYGRVVRDACEAGANIIVTGAGLPTNMPEFTKNFPDVALVPIVSSAKALKIICKRWMDRYAKIPDAVVVEGPLSGGHQGFSYEDCFKEEYQLKNLLPQVVDEVKKWGHIPVIAAGGIWDRGDIDRMLSLGASGVQMGTRWLGSEECDAKAYRDLMPSVRKEDIELVKSPVGYPARAVKTGIFDRIAQGNAPKIRCISNCVSPCHRGVEAKKVGYCIADSLGRGFMGDREQGLYFTGANGYRIQKIQPVREIIAELVRD, encoded by the coding sequence ATGGGATTAAAACCGCTCAAAATAGGCAAGCATACGATTAAATACCCAATTTTTCAAGGCGGTATGGGTGTGGGCATTAGCTGGGATAGATTAGCTGGCAGTGTTTCTAAAGAAGGCGCGCTAGGAATTATTAGCGCTGTTGGCACAGGATATTATCAAAAAATGCAATTTGTGGAAAAAATCACTAATTCTAAGCCCTTTGAAGCCATCAATTTCTACTCCAAGCAGGCTTTAAATGAGATTTTTAAAAATGCGCGCAAAATTTGTGGAAACAATCCGCTAGGAGCGAATATACTCTACGCGATTAATGAATATGGGCGCGTGGTGCGCGATGCGTGTGAAGCAGGTGCAAATATCATCGTAACAGGTGCAGGACTGCCTACCAATATGCCCGAATTTACTAAAAACTTCCCTGATGTCGCACTTGTGCCCATTGTCTCATCGGCTAAGGCATTAAAAATCATTTGTAAGCGCTGGATGGATAGATATGCTAAAATCCCCGATGCTGTGGTGGTTGAAGGACCACTAAGTGGCGGGCATCAAGGCTTTAGCTATGAGGATTGTTTTAAAGAAGAATATCAGCTTAAGAATCTACTCCCACAGGTAGTAGATGAAGTCAAAAAATGGGGGCATATCCCTGTTATCGCTGCGGGAGGCATTTGGGATAGAGGCGATATTGATAGAATGCTCTCTTTAGGCGCAAGCGGGGTGCAAATGGGGACAAGATGGCTAGGCTCGGAGGAATGTGATGCAAAGGCTTATCGTGATTTAATGCCCTCCGTGCGTAAAGAGGATATTGAACTAGTAAAATCCCCCGTGGGCTATCCTGCGCGCGCAGTAAAAACTGGCATATTTGATAGAATAGCACAAGGCAATGCGCCAAAAATCCGCTGCATAAGCAACTGCGTCTCTCCATGTCATAGAGGCGTGGAGGCAAAGAAGGTGGGGTATTGTATCGCAGATTCTCTAGGGAGGGGATTTATGGGTGATAGGGAACAAGGCTTGTATTTTACGGGGGCAAATGGATATAGAATCCAAAAAATTCAACCTGTAAGAGAAATTATTGCCGAGCTTGTGAGAGATTAA
- the hypF gene encoding carbamoyltransferase HypF — MCYIKTMQALNSYHIELFGIIQGVGFRPFVYHLAHKMQLKGYVQNCYENLLIYLTDISTQQLEDFLSTLFSTLPPHAHITHHHIKPALPLMLDTFEIRASKATKQAHLSPTLLPLDMRICPDCLKDMQTQGRFYNYAFTTCTHCGARYSIIDALPYDRIHTSMRDFAMCEACQSDYANPHNRRFHTQPISCLQCAIRLRFIDERGKVRTFKHAKDDIKLIDMISAKLNEGKIIAIKGVGGFNFVASANNKQAITTLRARKNRPHKPFALMFKNLADIKSLAFVNKKEQAALCSHQAPIVILQRHFKPSELIDEECLALIAPDISTIGAILPYNGIMHLLFMRMQTPLIFTSANISGEPIITQCDELLHSGVQDVILDYNREILHPLDDSIMRYMAGEMRLLRLARGFAPLCLPLENKQKHFILGVGAQQKSTLSLLDKDNKVLVSPYLGDLQGVDSINVYQSQMAFLQHLYAQAFDSIIYDLHPKYASTQIALKTPATSHIALSHHKAHFYAILGECNALDSIHAKLGIIWDGTGFGEEGHIWGGEGFLYQNNAMHRIYHFETFVFLGGEGAIKDIGKLAASLLWQYQVPNTKDILHFSPTEIALLQSAHKSGIYPLTSSLGRIIDAVAYILGILKEQSYEGQSGALLETYAMAYKRPAKPYKFRITNGVVDMSDVIHSVCKERKNPKKSAYRFLNTLAHIALAMAQMQRLAHKDVAVYFSGGVFQNKFVCDRIRTLFSRHHITFFMHKKLPCNDTNISFGQVVFGSQLGLKLRRKYAN; from the coding sequence TTGTGCTATATTAAAACCATGCAAGCACTTAATTCATATCATATAGAACTCTTTGGCATTATACAGGGCGTGGGATTTCGCCCATTTGTGTATCATCTAGCACACAAAATGCAGCTTAAAGGCTATGTGCAGAATTGCTATGAAAATTTGCTCATTTATCTTACAGACATAAGCACGCAGCAGCTAGAGGATTTCCTCTCCACGCTTTTTAGCACTCTGCCACCTCATGCGCACATTACTCATCATCACATAAAGCCCGCTTTGCCCTTAATGCTTGATACATTTGAAATTAGAGCTTCCAAAGCCACAAAGCAAGCGCATCTAAGCCCAACGCTTTTACCCCTTGATATGCGCATTTGCCCAGATTGTCTAAAAGATATGCAAACACAGGGTAGATTCTATAATTATGCCTTTACCACCTGCACGCATTGTGGCGCGCGATATTCCATAATAGACGCCCTGCCTTATGATAGAATCCACACCTCCATGCGCGATTTTGCCATGTGTGAAGCGTGCCAAAGCGATTATGCAAATCCGCATAATCGCAGATTTCACACCCAGCCCATTTCGTGCCTGCAGTGCGCCATTAGATTGCGCTTCATTGATGAGCGTGGCAAAGTGCGCACTTTTAAGCATGCCAAAGATGATATAAAGCTTATTGATATGATTTCTGCTAAACTTAATGAAGGCAAGATTATCGCTATAAAGGGCGTTGGAGGATTTAACTTTGTAGCAAGTGCGAATAATAAACAAGCCATTACCACTCTAAGGGCGCGTAAAAATCGCCCGCACAAGCCATTTGCGCTAATGTTTAAGAATCTAGCAGATATTAAATCCCTAGCCTTTGTAAATAAAAAAGAGCAAGCCGCTTTATGCTCGCACCAAGCGCCTATTGTGATTTTGCAGCGGCATTTTAAGCCTAGTGAGCTTATAGATGAGGAGTGTTTAGCGCTTATTGCGCCAGATATTAGCACCATAGGCGCGATTTTGCCCTACAATGGCATTATGCACTTGCTTTTTATGCGTATGCAAACCCCGCTTATTTTTACTAGCGCAAATATAAGCGGTGAGCCTATTATCACGCAATGTGATGAGTTGTTGCATAGCGGCGTGCAAGATGTAATCCTTGATTATAATCGCGAGATTTTGCACCCCCTTGATGATAGCATTATGCGCTATATGGCAGGAGAAATGCGCCTTTTACGCTTAGCGCGTGGCTTTGCACCTCTCTGCTTGCCTTTAGAAAATAAGCAAAAGCATTTTATTTTGGGCGTAGGCGCGCAGCAAAAATCCACTTTGAGCCTGCTTGATAAGGATAATAAAGTGCTTGTTAGCCCATATTTAGGCGATTTGCAAGGTGTAGATTCTATAAATGTATATCAATCGCAAATGGCATTTTTGCAACACCTCTATGCGCAGGCGTTTGATAGTATTATTTATGACTTGCACCCTAAATATGCCTCCACGCAAATTGCACTAAAAACACCCGCTACATCGCATATTGCGCTTTCTCATCATAAGGCGCATTTTTACGCGATTTTGGGCGAATGTAATGCGCTAGATTCTATACATGCAAAACTAGGCATTATATGGGACGGCACGGGCTTTGGGGAGGAGGGGCATATTTGGGGAGGAGAGGGATTTTTATACCAAAATAACGCCATGCATAGAATCTACCACTTTGAGACATTTGTGTTTTTGGGCGGGGAGGGCGCGATAAAAGACATTGGCAAGCTTGCTGCAAGCCTTTTGTGGCAATATCAAGTGCCAAATACAAAGGATATATTGCATTTTAGCCCCACAGAAATAGCCCTTTTGCAAAGCGCGCATAAAAGTGGCATTTATCCGCTTACTAGCTCGCTTGGCAGGATAATTGATGCGGTGGCATATATACTTGGCATTTTAAAAGAGCAAAGTTATGAAGGGCAGAGCGGCGCACTGCTAGAGACTTATGCTATGGCGTATAAGCGCCCTGCAAAGCCCTATAAATTTCGTATCACAAATGGCGTGGTTGATATGAGTGATGTTATCCATAGCGTGTGCAAAGAGCGCAAAAATCCTAAAAAAAGCGCGTATAGATTTTTAAACACACTCGCTCACATTGCGCTAGCAATGGCACAAATGCAGCGTTTAGCGCATAAAGATGTGGCGGTATATTTTAGCGGCGGCGTATTTCAAAATAAGTTTGTTTGTGATAGAATCCGCACTCTATTTTCAAGGCATCATATCACTTTTTTTATGCACAAAAAACTTCCCTGCAATGATACAAATATTAGCTTTGGGCAGGTAGTCTTTGGCTCGCAATTGGGCTTAAAACTAAGGAGAAAGTATGCAAATTGA
- the pyrH gene encoding UMP kinase, translated as MKYKRVLVKFSGEALSGDSGFGIDVNVLQYIANEIKTLRDNDIEVGIVIGGGNIIRGVSAAQGGIIRRTSGDYMGMLATVINAVAMQEALEHSGIDVRVQSALEIKEICESYIYRRAIRHLEKGRVVIFGAGTGNPFFTTDSAATLRAVEIGADVIIKATKVDGVYDKDPHKFADAKMLDSLSYDEALRDHIKVMDDTAIALAKDNKLPILVCNMFKKGNLVNLLKYNEGVCSIVH; from the coding sequence ATGAAGTATAAACGCGTGTTGGTAAAGTTTTCTGGAGAGGCGTTATCGGGGGATAGTGGCTTTGGCATTGATGTGAATGTGCTGCAATACATCGCAAATGAAATCAAAACGCTAAGAGATAATGATATTGAAGTAGGCATAGTCATCGGCGGAGGCAATATCATACGCGGCGTCTCTGCAGCGCAGGGTGGCATTATCCGCCGCACAAGCGGGGATTATATGGGTATGCTAGCCACTGTGATTAATGCTGTGGCTATGCAGGAGGCGCTGGAGCATTCTGGCATTGATGTGCGCGTGCAAAGTGCGCTAGAGATTAAAGAAATTTGTGAGAGCTACATCTATCGCCGCGCTATTCGGCATTTGGAAAAGGGGCGTGTGGTAATATTTGGCGCAGGCACTGGAAATCCATTTTTTACAACCGATAGCGCAGCGACTTTGCGCGCGGTAGAAATTGGCGCAGATGTGATTATTAAGGCGACAAAAGTTGATGGCGTGTATGATAAAGACCCGCATAAATTTGCCGATGCAAAAATGCTAGATTCTCTAAGCTATGATGAGGCGCTAAGAGACCACATCAAGGTTATGGACGATACAGCCATTGCGCTAGCAAAGGATAATAAATTGCCCATTTTAGTTTGCAATATGTTTAAAAAAGGCAATTTAGTAAATCTGCTCAAATACAATGAGGGCGTTTGCTCCATTGTGCATTAA
- a CDS encoding HypC/HybG/HupF family hydrogenase formation chaperone, with the protein MCLAIPSKIVEIRDNNMVLVDTLGVQREASLDLLDEEVRVGEWVLLHIGYVMSKIDEQSARESLRLYDEILEALNEEGV; encoded by the coding sequence ATGTGTTTGGCTATTCCTTCTAAGATTGTGGAGATACGGGATAATAATATGGTGCTTGTCGATACGCTAGGCGTGCAGCGCGAGGCGAGTTTGGATTTGCTTGATGAGGAGGTGCGCGTGGGTGAATGGGTGCTGCTGCACATTGGCTATGTGATGAGTAAAATTGATGAGCAAAGCGCGAGAGAGAGCTTAAGGCTGTATGATGAAATCTTAGAGGCTTTGAACGAGGAAGGTGTATGA
- the hypB gene encoding hydrogenase nickel incorporation protein HypB, translating into MQIDIKSREARLADNPTLEKKSIDVVSKILSKNDIKANELRQRYKELGLYVINLMSSPGSGKTTFLESLSQRRDFRFCVLEGDLQTNRDAQRLMDKGVSAYQITTGEACHLEAAMIESALNKLQEQCDMAQMDYLFIENVGNLVCPASYDLGAHLNIVLLSTTEGDDKILKYPTMFMCADAVIISKADVMEYMGFSVERARADLAQLKANVPLFLLSSKQEQSIESVCNFIAQKRAQNYQSTHKF; encoded by the coding sequence ATGCAAATTGATATAAAATCGCGTGAGGCGCGCCTAGCGGATAATCCTACTTTAGAGAAAAAATCCATAGATGTAGTGAGTAAGATTCTCTCCAAAAATGATATAAAGGCTAATGAATTACGGCAGCGCTACAAGGAGCTTGGGCTATATGTGATTAATTTAATGAGCTCACCCGGGAGCGGAAAAACCACCTTTTTAGAATCGCTAAGCCAAAGGAGGGATTTTAGATTCTGTGTTTTAGAGGGTGATTTGCAAACTAATCGTGATGCGCAGCGCCTTATGGATAAAGGTGTGAGCGCGTATCAAATCACCACCGGCGAGGCATGCCACTTAGAAGCAGCGATGATAGAATCTGCGCTTAATAAACTCCAAGAGCAGTGCGATATGGCACAAATGGATTATTTATTTATCGAAAATGTGGGCAACCTCGTGTGCCCGGCAAGCTATGATTTGGGCGCGCATTTAAATATCGTGCTGCTCTCAACAACGGAGGGCGATGATAAGATTCTTAAATACCCCACGATGTTTATGTGCGCAGATGCGGTGATTATAAGCAAGGCAGATGTAATGGAATATATGGGATTTAGTGTAGAAAGAGCGCGCGCGGATTTAGCGCAGCTTAAAGCCAATGTGCCGCTTTTTCTCCTAAGCAGCAAGCAGGAGCAAAGTATAGAATCTGTGTGCAATTTTATCGCGCAAAAAAGGGCGCAAAACTACCAAAGCACGCATAAATTTTAA
- a CDS encoding N-acetylmuramoyl-L-alanine amidase family protein translates to MLRILTGLLFVVLCASGEHRIIKMTPFGDGNLKIVFAQDIASLTWQTKKGQDTTLIDFEANLTIPRRNFVFKDNSTLQVAQNTPKIVRIVLRLQPKSTYEIIKEKENLYIFIKPKTATKPTNTQKPTTKPTTPQKPPTNTKADSKIESRLNSKSTAKETKSKPKDEIIESKNTKDEKKDTRKKIVIDAGHGGKDCGTRSVEGICEKIIVLDVAKLLTQELKSRGYKVFMTRDSDVYIDLRKRTEFANAKGADLFVSVHANSMPKDSPKTPNGVETYFLSPARSERAEQVAKAENQGDIETMSHFATKSFLNTISAFHLVASHKLAIEIQSGILNEVRTEYDTHDGAVREGPFWVLAGALMPSVLIEIGYASHKDEGKLIAKKDYQKLLAQGIADGIDGYFLRNY, encoded by the coding sequence ATGCTAAGAATCCTAACAGGATTGCTCTTTGTAGTATTATGCGCAAGCGGGGAGCATCGCATAATCAAAATGACGCCCTTTGGCGATGGAAATTTAAAAATAGTCTTCGCTCAAGATATTGCTTCACTCACATGGCAAACAAAAAAGGGGCAAGATACCACGCTCATAGACTTTGAGGCAAATCTCACTATCCCCCGCCGCAATTTTGTATTTAAGGATAATTCCACTTTGCAAGTAGCGCAAAATACGCCTAAAATCGTGCGTATTGTGCTTCGTTTGCAGCCAAAATCCACTTATGAAATCATTAAAGAAAAAGAAAATCTCTATATTTTTATTAAACCAAAAACTGCCACAAAGCCTACAAATACGCAAAAACCAACCACTAAGCCCACCACCCCACAAAAACCCCCCACAAATACCAAAGCAGATTCTAAGATAGAATCTAGGCTAAATTCTAAAAGTACTGCCAAAGAGACAAAGTCCAAGCCAAAAGATGAAATTATAGAATCTAAGAATACTAAAGATGAAAAAAAAGATACAAGAAAAAAGATAGTTATTGACGCAGGGCATGGAGGGAAAGACTGCGGCACAAGGAGTGTGGAGGGTATATGTGAAAAAATCATTGTGCTTGATGTAGCAAAGCTGCTGACCCAAGAGCTTAAATCTCGCGGGTATAAGGTCTTTATGACACGCGATAGTGATGTGTATATTGACTTGCGCAAGCGCACAGAGTTTGCAAACGCTAAGGGCGCTGATTTGTTTGTCTCTGTGCACGCTAATTCCATGCCTAAAGATTCTCCTAAAACGCCAAATGGTGTAGAAACCTACTTCCTCTCTCCTGCGCGAAGTGAGCGCGCCGAGCAGGTAGCAAAGGCTGAAAACCAAGGTGATATTGAAACTATGAGCCACTTTGCGACTAAGTCATTTCTTAATACCATTAGCGCCTTTCATCTTGTGGCATCGCATAAGCTGGCTATTGAGATACAATCTGGTATTCTTAATGAAGTAAGGACGGAGTATGACACACATGATGGCGCGGTGAGAGAGGGACCATTTTGGGTGCTAGCTGGCGCGCTTATGCCCTCTGTGCTTATCGAAATTGGCTATGCTTCGCACAAAGATGAGGGCAAACTCATAGCAAAAAAAGATTATCAAAAACTGCTTGCCCAAGGTATAGCAGACGGCATAGATGGATATTTTTTAAGAAATTACTAA
- a CDS encoding RelA/SpoT family protein: MDFFAQIAQINNIESAIAKLQTFTHITPKVQKAIDVAINAHNGQLRKSGIPYVVHPLCVACIVAFYGGDETMICAALLHDVVEDTYYSLEDVRREFDWDTGHLVDALTKIVEIRKEELSSNLNEKLAASALSFRKMLLASVKDIRALVIKISDRMHNMLTLSALPPHKQKRIAEETLMVYAPIAHRLGISSLKSELEDRSFFYIFPEEYRKIEQYMKENNQSITLRLNEFRQKVATILLQNGFNEKDFTIESRVKRYYSIFLKMQRKGVGIDEILDLLAVRVIVPTSLECYKVLGLLHLQLKPVISRLKDYIALPKENGYQTIHTTIFEGASIYEVQIRTFDMHKSAQYGVAAHWKYKSGGLEPNLEWLNNLQYQNDTIEEFYELAKNDLYKEDMMVFSPAGDIYNLPVGAVALDFAYAVHSDIGNNAKEAFINHQNASLLQPLKNGDIVRIVVAEPYEKIHPRCTWIDAVKTSRAKNHMRIQCQAKLKEINKKVALQILQTIFDSSQHAVLTYLKENRLESNIQRAAYDLAFLKEVKNSIKGNFLREANFLGKIKINMLKLKALNFDNIIVQTNRNVNEVIFDYCCHPKYGDDILAIKTSQKAYIHHKMCERALNEIDQGSEMLFVQWANEQKSMYKVIIALENQKGTLALLSSLLAKLDCNILKVDYNTLDRQFSTYCEICFESKSQDAKTIKEALNKKYKIIEFSNLKDVYLA; encoded by the coding sequence TTGGACTTCTTCGCCCAAATTGCTCAAATTAATAATATAGAATCTGCCATTGCCAAACTGCAAACTTTCACGCATATTACCCCAAAGGTGCAAAAAGCCATTGATGTAGCGATAAATGCACATAATGGGCAGCTGCGCAAGAGTGGTATTCCCTATGTGGTTCACCCACTTTGTGTGGCGTGCATTGTGGCATTTTATGGCGGTGATGAAACGATGATATGTGCGGCATTGTTGCATGATGTGGTGGAGGATACATATTATTCATTAGAAGATGTAAGGCGTGAATTTGACTGGGACACGGGGCATTTGGTTGATGCGCTTACAAAAATTGTAGAAATCCGCAAAGAGGAGCTAAGCAGCAATCTTAATGAAAAGCTCGCCGCCTCCGCGCTAAGCTTCCGCAAAATGCTCTTAGCCTCTGTAAAAGATATTCGCGCACTGGTGATTAAAATTAGCGATAGAATGCACAATATGCTTACCCTTTCCGCCCTGCCCCCGCATAAGCAAAAGCGCATAGCAGAAGAAACGCTTATGGTATATGCTCCAATCGCTCATAGATTAGGTATTTCATCGCTTAAAAGCGAGCTAGAAGATAGGAGCTTTTTTTATATTTTTCCTGAAGAGTATCGCAAAATTGAGCAATACATGAAAGAGAATAATCAATCCATTACGCTAAGGCTCAATGAATTTAGGCAAAAAGTCGCCACTATTTTATTGCAAAATGGCTTTAACGAAAAAGATTTTACTATTGAAAGCCGCGTGAAGCGCTATTATTCCATATTTCTTAAAATGCAACGCAAGGGAGTGGGCATTGATGAGATATTAGATTTGCTCGCGGTGCGCGTTATTGTGCCAACAAGCCTAGAGTGCTATAAGGTATTAGGATTATTACACCTGCAGCTAAAGCCCGTTATTTCGCGCCTTAAAGATTATATCGCACTGCCAAAAGAAAATGGTTATCAAACAATCCACACGACTATTTTTGAAGGGGCGAGCATTTATGAAGTGCAAATCCGCACTTTTGATATGCACAAATCTGCTCAATATGGCGTAGCAGCACATTGGAAATATAAAAGCGGTGGCTTAGAGCCAAATTTAGAATGGCTCAATAATTTGCAATACCAAAATGATACTATTGAGGAATTTTACGAATTAGCCAAAAATGACCTATACAAAGAAGATATGATGGTATTTTCTCCAGCGGGCGATATTTATAATCTACCTGTGGGCGCGGTAGCGCTAGATTTTGCCTATGCTGTGCATAGCGATATAGGCAATAATGCTAAAGAGGCATTTATCAATCATCAAAATGCTTCTTTGCTCCAGCCGCTTAAAAATGGCGATATTGTGCGCATTGTGGTGGCAGAACCTTATGAAAAAATCCACCCACGCTGCACTTGGATTGATGCGGTTAAAACTTCTAGAGCAAAAAATCATATGAGAATCCAATGTCAAGCAAAGCTTAAAGAAATCAATAAAAAAGTCGCCTTGCAGATTCTGCAAACTATCTTTGATAGCTCTCAACACGCCGTTTTAACCTACCTGAAAGAAAATAGGCTTGAATCTAATATCCAACGCGCGGCTTATGATTTAGCATTTTTAAAAGAAGTTAAAAATAGTATCAAGGGTAATTTTTTGCGCGAGGCAAATTTTTTGGGCAAAATTAAAATCAATATGTTAAAGCTTAAAGCGCTAAATTTTGATAACATCATCGTGCAGACTAACCGCAATGTGAATGAAGTGATTTTTGATTACTGCTGCCACCCTAAATATGGAGATGATATTTTAGCCATTAAAACTTCCCAAAAAGCCTACATTCATCACAAAATGTGTGAAAGAGCGCTCAATGAAATAGACCAAGGCAGCGAAATGCTCTTTGTGCAGTGGGCAAATGAGCAAAAGAGCATGTATAAAGTCATCATCGCACTTGAAAATCAAAAAGGCACGCTAGCACTTTTATCAAGCCTATTAGCAAAGCTTGATTGTAATATCTTAAAAGTAGATTACAATACGCTAGATAGGCAGTTTTCTACATATTGTGAAATTTGCTTTGAGAGCAAAAGTCAAGATGCAAAAACTATTAAAGAGGCGTTAAATAAAAAATATAAAATCATTGAATTTAGCAATCTTAAAGATGTATATCTAGCATAA
- a CDS encoding DNA-directed RNA polymerase subunit omega yields the protein MHTLRTEEIAAKALKRVQDDRYLLASLIFERVKELSEGAKPLVAMDIKTHKLPDIAMREIAEGKIELTSIEDRT from the coding sequence ATGCACACATTACGGACAGAAGAAATCGCAGCCAAAGCACTCAAGAGAGTGCAAGATGATAGATATTTGCTCGCAAGCCTCATTTTTGAGCGTGTTAAAGAGCTAAGTGAGGGCGCAAAGCCGCTTGTAGCTATGGATATTAAAACGCATAAATTGCCTGATATTGCTATGCGCGAAATTGCGGAGGGGAAAATCGAGCTTACCTCCATTGAGGATAGGACATAG